A stretch of Apostichopus japonicus isolate 1M-3 chromosome 9, ASM3797524v1, whole genome shotgun sequence DNA encodes these proteins:
- the LOC139972919 gene encoding uncharacterized protein isoform X3, which translates to MMNMFGQLRAGLTSLFLIIYISSCVSSQGGPHLQSDVRDGSSASSFFFYQRAEYPRDCLEVLSQCSSSSVDGVYVIKPDGYIEPFEVYCNNSLGDGGWTVIQRRHDASINFNRSWEEYENGFGFLSQEFWLGNEKISYITNQKKYQLRMDLTTASGLSFFVTYETFRISDRFSHYKLISTGEYTGEADAYFQWCPTNKIFNDCKCEGSCADPSCTVSCSDTPTCICPDGFLMDGNKCISREDCSCYIQEADGGQGIVLAEGDEYVNPSCTKRCSCNSDLLSCDDTYQCSPNGNCEERQGLLQCYCNAGYTGDGVQCDRATASDCQAFIGESSNSIQLIQPAGWTDEPFQVTCDVIDGGGWLVFQRRVDSSLSFYRYWNEYREGFGSVDGNFWLGNDKLAALTSQGEYELRIEFDSKSGQHYYAKYSSFSVGDVDTNFRLSVSGYDSSSTVGYDAMNYHNGLQFSTRDRDNDA; encoded by the exons ATGATGAACATGTTTGGACAACTTCGTGCAGGTTTAACCTCCctgtttttaataatttatatttccAGCTGTGTCTCTTCGCAAGGAGGG CCTCACCTTCAAAGTGACGTTCGTGATGGAAGTTCCG CGTCATCTTTCTTCTTCTATCAACGTGCTGAGTATCCAAGAGACTGCCTTGAAGTGCTAAGCCAATGTTCATCTTCTAGTGTCGATGGTGTTTACGTCATCAAACCAGACGGTTATATTGAACCTTTCGAAGTATATTGTAACAACAGTCTCGGTgatggtggatggacg GTCATACAGCGAAGGCACGACGCATCAATCAACTTTAATCGTTCGTGGGAAGAATATGAAAATGGGTTTGGTTTTCTCTCTCAAGAGTTTTGGCTCGGCAATGAGAAGATATCGTACATCACCAACCAGAAGAAATATCAACTTCGTATGGACCTGACTACAGCGTCCGGTTTGTCATTCTTCGTGACATATGAAACTTTTCGAATCAGTGACCGCTTCAGTCATTACAAATTAATCAGTACTGGAGAGTATACCGGAGAAGCAG ATGCATACTTCCAGTGGTGTCCTACCAACAAGATTTTCAACGATTGTAAATGCGAAGGTTCATGTGCTGACCCTAGCTGCACAGTATCATGCAGTGATACACCCACATGCATTTGTCCCGATGGGTTCTTGATGGACGGCAATAAATGTATATCTAGAGAGGACTGTAGCTGTTATATACAGGAAGCAGATGGTGGTCAAGGGATAGTCCTTGCG GAAGGTGATGAATACGTGAACCCTTCTTGTACTAAGCGATGTTCTTGCAACAGTGATCTGCTAAGCTGTGATGACACATACCAGTGCAGTCCCAATGGTAACTGTGAGGAACGACAAGGCTTATTACAGTGTTACTGTAATGCAGGATACACTGGGGACGGGGTCCAATGTGATCGGGCCACTGCATCAGACTGCCAAGCATTTATTGGAGAGAGCTCTAACAGTATTCAACTTATACAACCAGCTGGGTGGACAGACGAACCATTTCAAGTCACGTGTGACGTCATAGATGGAGGTGGTTGGTTG GTTTTCCAGCGACGTGTTGACAGTAGTTTGAGTTTTTACAGATACTGGAATGAATACAGAGAGGGTTTCGGATCTGTAGACGGCAACTTCTGGCTTGGCAATGATAAACTTGCAGCATTGACGAGCCAAGGCGAATATGAGCTGAGGATTGAATTCGATTCCAAATCTGGGCAACATTACTATGCTAAGTATAGCTCCTTCAGCGTGGGCGATGTGGATACAAATTTCAGACTCAGTGTCAGTGGTTACGATTCTTCAAGTACAGTAG GATACGATGCAATGAACTATCACAACGGACTTCAGTTCTCTACACGTGACCGTGACAACGATGCTTAA